A window of Pirellula sp. SH-Sr6A contains these coding sequences:
- a CDS encoding DUF4314 domain-containing protein: protein MTRIPNVGDRIRLIAMPDDPDPIPRGSVGTVRKVHPHHGWTQVEVDWDSGRSLMLTIPGDIIKIITPENFQS, encoded by the coding sequence ATGACAAGAATTCCCAACGTCGGTGATCGGATTCGACTGATCGCGATGCCTGATGATCCCGATCCCATACCACGAGGTTCCGTCGGCACGGTTCGGAAGGTCCACCCCCACCATGGCTGGACGCAGGTCGAAGTCGATTGGGATAGCGGCCGCTCCCTCATGCTGACCATTCCCGGTGACATCATCAAGATCATTACCCCCGAGAACTTCCAATCGTAG
- a CDS encoding winged helix-turn-helix domain-containing protein, with the protein MKKAEVKIGGKYYANVTGKRVEIRIDSEKTGGGWFATNLATGKKIIIRTAQRLQGEVAPRKGSAKVTTTDNLTVVENEPAEVIAFDGPQQPATKPKRVLKKPDGDQPKRLSALAAAHKVLCEATEPLNVQQMIEAMTAKGYWTSPGGKTPHATLYSAILREIGKGDASRFIKTERGRFAPANASAEVTQ; encoded by the coding sequence ATGAAAAAGGCAGAGGTCAAGATCGGTGGCAAGTACTACGCAAACGTCACCGGCAAGAGAGTCGAGATCCGAATCGATAGCGAGAAAACCGGGGGCGGTTGGTTCGCCACGAACCTGGCTACCGGCAAGAAAATCATTATCCGAACCGCACAGCGGTTGCAGGGGGAAGTCGCACCCCGCAAGGGTTCGGCCAAGGTCACCACGACCGACAACCTCACCGTTGTCGAGAACGAACCCGCCGAGGTGATCGCGTTCGACGGTCCCCAACAGCCGGCGACCAAACCGAAGCGAGTTCTCAAGAAACCCGATGGCGATCAACCCAAACGGCTTAGCGCTTTGGCTGCTGCCCACAAGGTTCTTTGCGAAGCTACCGAACCGCTGAACGTTCAGCAGATGATCGAAGCGATGACCGCCAAGGGGTACTGGACCAGCCCCGGTGGCAAGACACCCCACGCGACGCTCTACAGCGCCATCCTCCGCGAGATCGGAAAGGGAGATGCTTCGCGGTTCATCAAAACCGAACGAGGGCGATTCGCTCCTGCCAACGCGAGCGCAGAGGTAACCCAATGA
- a CDS encoding amidoligase family protein → MNANEIHFGLEFETTLPNSDTTPIGPYHHGYQVPWLPTGWRAERDASIKPETPNRKGCEFVSPKLKGYEGLKQIEEAIDKINEHGGRVNKTCGLHVSISWDGDAAALARLISLVGNHEKAIFASTGTRRREQTIYTKRIKQYGDKDTAKNRCEADRYHLLNLTHLAAGKNRIEFRAFAGTLNKTKVVGYLMMVLGLVELAMNTKRCADWDYAKKDGTTSCWDRPGAGLGETELNRLFYRLGWTKGWYKGELRDKRFGEITGETQRDWKAIKSKLLEMARKYDQAA, encoded by the coding sequence ATGAACGCAAACGAAATCCACTTCGGTCTGGAGTTCGAAACGACGCTGCCCAACAGCGACACCACACCGATTGGCCCCTACCACCACGGCTACCAAGTGCCTTGGCTCCCCACCGGATGGCGAGCCGAACGGGATGCGAGCATCAAACCCGAGACACCCAACCGCAAGGGATGCGAGTTCGTAAGCCCCAAGCTTAAAGGGTACGAAGGCCTCAAACAAATCGAAGAAGCGATCGACAAGATCAACGAACACGGAGGACGGGTTAATAAAACCTGCGGGCTCCATGTGAGTATCTCTTGGGATGGCGACGCAGCCGCCTTGGCCAGATTGATTTCCTTGGTCGGCAACCACGAGAAGGCGATCTTCGCAAGCACGGGAACACGACGCCGCGAACAAACGATCTACACCAAGCGGATCAAACAGTACGGGGACAAAGACACCGCGAAGAACCGATGCGAAGCCGATCGATACCACCTGCTGAACCTCACGCACCTGGCTGCCGGTAAAAACCGAATCGAGTTTCGAGCCTTCGCCGGAACGCTCAACAAGACCAAGGTGGTCGGATACCTGATGATGGTTCTCGGATTGGTCGAACTCGCGATGAACACCAAGCGATGCGCGGATTGGGACTACGCGAAGAAAGACGGAACGACGAGCTGCTGGGATCGACCAGGAGCCGGCCTTGGCGAAACGGAACTCAACCGACTCTTCTACCGGCTCGGATGGACCAAAGGTTGGTACAAGGGCGAGCTTCGCGACAAGCGATTTGGTGAAATCACCGGCGAGACCCAGCGAGATTGGAAGGCCATCAAGAGCAAGCTCCTCGAGATGGCGAGGAAGTACGACCAAGCTGCGTAG
- a CDS encoding terminase gpA endonuclease subunit: MATDPRKLRPSDLCRLLNSTPLGEVINERQLHRHRTRAGMRIGDARFVDLLRYVAWLIEIRHTPRNEPEGDPYGKLKERARARNVAIALAGRDIGELPPVADPERKARAARDFRFFCESYFPLTFHLNWSDDHLKVINRIEQAVLSGGLFSMAMPRGSGKTTICECACIWAALNGHREFVCLIGSDEGHAMDMLESIKMELDGNELLLADYPEVVFPIQALDGIANRCNGQLYQGQRTHIGWTAREIVLPTMPGSVASGAIVKVAGITGRIRGMKYKRADGRTVRPTLVVIDDPQTDESARSLSQCATRESILAGAILGLAGPGKKISGIMPCTVIRPGDMADNILSREKHPEWNGERTRMVYSFPTDEKLWLRYGELRAESLRMYGDTRLATEFYSSNRSAMDAGAEIAWPERFNHDELSAIQHAMNLKLQDEAAFFAEYQNEPLPEVKASDNELTTDQIAGKINRIERQLVPIGANHLTMFVDVQATLLFYSVIAWEDDFTGYLVDYGTFPDQKRPYFTLRDARTTLALATKAGGLEGCIYAGLERLTADCLTREWRRDDGAMLRIEKCLIDANWGSSTDVVYQFCRQSQFAGIVMPSHGRFVGASSQPFSEYKRKPGDRVGHNWRIPNVHGKRAVRHVVYDTNFWKTFVHARLAVAMGDRGCLSLFGDTPDTHRLLAEHLSAEYRVRTEGRGRIVDEWKQRPERGDNHWFDCVVGCAVAASMQGVNLPGAESLAAKKQGRVSFAELQRKRGR; encoded by the coding sequence GTGGCAACTGACCCTAGAAAATTAAGACCAAGCGATCTATGTCGATTGTTGAACTCAACGCCACTTGGTGAGGTTATCAACGAACGGCAATTACATCGCCATCGCACTCGAGCCGGCATGCGTATCGGTGACGCTCGCTTTGTAGATCTGCTCCGCTATGTTGCGTGGCTCATCGAGATAAGGCACACACCTCGTAACGAACCAGAAGGGGATCCGTATGGAAAGCTGAAAGAACGTGCTCGTGCGCGAAACGTTGCCATCGCTCTGGCAGGCCGAGACATCGGCGAGCTGCCGCCCGTTGCTGATCCGGAGCGGAAGGCTCGCGCTGCAAGAGACTTTCGCTTCTTCTGCGAATCCTATTTTCCGTTAACCTTTCATCTGAATTGGTCAGACGACCATCTCAAGGTTATCAATCGTATTGAGCAAGCTGTTTTGAGTGGTGGTCTCTTCTCTATGGCGATGCCCCGTGGTTCGGGCAAGACGACCATCTGCGAATGCGCATGCATTTGGGCTGCACTCAATGGACATCGTGAGTTCGTTTGTCTCATCGGAAGTGACGAGGGGCACGCGATGGATATGCTCGAATCGATCAAGATGGAGCTCGATGGCAATGAACTTTTGTTAGCGGATTATCCCGAGGTGGTCTTTCCGATTCAGGCCCTCGACGGGATCGCTAATCGCTGCAATGGCCAGCTTTATCAAGGACAACGTACGCATATCGGTTGGACCGCGAGAGAGATTGTGCTTCCAACTATGCCAGGAAGTGTTGCCAGCGGCGCCATTGTCAAAGTAGCCGGTATTACTGGTCGCATACGGGGAATGAAGTACAAACGCGCGGATGGACGGACTGTTCGGCCGACGTTGGTTGTGATCGACGACCCGCAAACGGACGAATCTGCCCGATCCCTGTCTCAGTGCGCAACGCGGGAAAGCATTCTCGCAGGTGCGATTCTTGGGTTGGCCGGCCCGGGGAAAAAGATCTCAGGGATTATGCCGTGCACAGTCATTCGACCGGGGGATATGGCAGACAACATTCTCTCGAGGGAAAAGCATCCCGAATGGAACGGCGAACGAACGCGAATGGTTTATTCGTTCCCAACGGATGAAAAGCTTTGGCTGCGATACGGCGAACTGAGGGCGGAGAGCCTTCGCATGTACGGCGACACGCGACTAGCCACCGAGTTCTATTCATCCAATCGTTCTGCCATGGACGCTGGGGCAGAGATCGCTTGGCCCGAGCGATTCAATCACGACGAACTATCGGCCATCCAGCATGCGATGAACCTCAAGCTACAGGATGAAGCAGCGTTCTTCGCCGAATACCAGAACGAACCATTGCCTGAAGTTAAGGCTAGTGACAACGAGCTGACCACGGACCAGATCGCTGGCAAGATCAATCGTATCGAGCGGCAGTTGGTTCCGATTGGAGCCAACCACCTGACGATGTTCGTCGACGTTCAAGCAACGCTGTTGTTCTACTCGGTGATCGCTTGGGAAGATGACTTCACAGGTTACCTCGTGGACTATGGCACTTTTCCCGATCAGAAGCGACCGTACTTTACACTGCGGGATGCGAGAACCACGCTTGCACTGGCTACGAAAGCAGGCGGTCTGGAAGGCTGTATCTACGCCGGCCTCGAGCGACTCACGGCAGACTGCCTTACCCGCGAATGGAGGCGTGATGATGGTGCCATGTTGCGGATCGAGAAATGCTTGATCGACGCCAACTGGGGCTCGTCAACCGATGTTGTCTACCAGTTCTGTCGGCAGAGCCAGTTCGCAGGAATTGTCATGCCCAGCCACGGTCGATTCGTAGGCGCTTCCAGTCAGCCGTTTTCGGAATACAAACGAAAGCCGGGGGATCGCGTGGGCCACAACTGGCGAATTCCGAACGTGCATGGCAAGCGAGCTGTACGGCACGTTGTCTACGACACCAATTTCTGGAAGACATTTGTCCATGCTCGTTTGGCGGTCGCGATGGGAGATCGCGGTTGCCTATCGCTCTTTGGAGACACACCGGACACCCATCGGCTCTTGGCAGAACACTTGTCGGCAGAGTATCGCGTTCGAACCGAAGGTCGAGGACGCATTGTCGACGAATGGAAACAGCGACCGGAGCGCGGTGATAATCACTGGTTCGACTGCGTGGTCGGCTGTGCAGTTGCGGCATCGATGCAAGGTGTCAATTTACCCGGTGCCGAAAGTCTGGCTGCCAAGAAGCAAGGTCGGGTGAGCTTCGCGGAGCTCCAAAGGAAACGGGGCCGATGA